A DNA window from Salvelinus namaycush isolate Seneca unplaced genomic scaffold, SaNama_1.0 Scaffold374, whole genome shotgun sequence contains the following coding sequences:
- the LOC120040698 gene encoding caspase-14-like isoform X2: protein MDNSQIQEIDRYDLKEQRRALMLCTKKGHKGADGDLKIMTKLFMDYGFLYKIKIDKTAKEMKKAVSEFRDDINRSPENTSCVFVVITSHGHRDVIIGADNNCLPVKDIIEPFGDELCSKMKGKPKVFIINACRGPEEDFGVPLYSAADTKPSKKAQSTRTYRSSRVPPCIDDMLVAYSSMTDYVSLMSSVGSHMIVDIGEVFDDSATEKEHVYDLLVKANAKMVMRDTTKKVVMTIESTLKRLLYLERKTGAETTNLEKKDECFLL, encoded by the exons ATGGATAACTCTCAAATCCAG GAGATTGACAGATATGACTTGAAGGAACAACGCAGAGCTTTGATGTTGTGTACCAAGAAGGGTCACAAGGGTGCTGATGGCGACCTCAAAATAATGACCAAACTTTTCATGGATTATGGTTTCCTGTATAAAATTAAGATTGACAAAACTGCAAAG GAAATGAAGAAGGCAGTCTCTGAATTCAGAGACGACATCAACAGAAGCCCAGAAAACACCAGCTGTGTTTTTGTAGTGATCACCTCCCATGGACACCGTGATGTCATCATAGGTGCAGACAACAACTGTCTGCCAGTGAAAGATATAATTGAACCGTTTGGAGACGAGCTGTGCTCCAAGATGAAGGGGAAGCCCAAGGTCTTCATCATAAATGCCTGTAGAGGGC CGGAGGAGGATTTTGGAGTGCCTCTTTACTCTGCTGCTGATACTAAACCATCAAAGAAGGCCCAGTCCACACGAACATACAGGTCCAGCCGAGTACCACCATGTATTGATGATATGCTGGTTGCATATTCATCTATGACCG ATTATGTGTCCTTGATGAGTTCTGTGGGGTCACATATGATTGTCGACATAGGTGAAGTGTTTGATGATTCAGCCACAGAGAAAGAACACGTCTATGACTTATTGGTGAAG GCCAATGCAAAGATGGTGATGAGAGATACAACAAAGAAAGTGGTGATGACAATCGAGTCCACCCTCAAGAGGCTCCTTTACCTGGAACGTAAAACTGGAGCTGAGACAACTAATCTAGAAAA GAAGGATGAATGTTTTCTCTTGTGA
- the LOC120040698 gene encoding caspase-14-like isoform X1 — MDNSQIQQEIDRYDLKEQRRALMLCTKKGHKGADGDLKIMTKLFMDYGFLYKIKIDKTAKEMKKAVSEFRDDINRSPENTSCVFVVITSHGHRDVIIGADNNCLPVKDIIEPFGDELCSKMKGKPKVFIINACRGPEEDFGVPLYSAADTKPSKKAQSTRTYRSSRVPPCIDDMLVAYSSMTDYVSLMSSVGSHMIVDIGEVFDDSATEKEHVYDLLVKANAKMVMRDTTKKVVMTIESTLKRLLYLERKTGAETTNLEKKDECFLL, encoded by the exons ATGGATAACTCTCAAATCCAG CAGGAGATTGACAGATATGACTTGAAGGAACAACGCAGAGCTTTGATGTTGTGTACCAAGAAGGGTCACAAGGGTGCTGATGGCGACCTCAAAATAATGACCAAACTTTTCATGGATTATGGTTTCCTGTATAAAATTAAGATTGACAAAACTGCAAAG GAAATGAAGAAGGCAGTCTCTGAATTCAGAGACGACATCAACAGAAGCCCAGAAAACACCAGCTGTGTTTTTGTAGTGATCACCTCCCATGGACACCGTGATGTCATCATAGGTGCAGACAACAACTGTCTGCCAGTGAAAGATATAATTGAACCGTTTGGAGACGAGCTGTGCTCCAAGATGAAGGGGAAGCCCAAGGTCTTCATCATAAATGCCTGTAGAGGGC CGGAGGAGGATTTTGGAGTGCCTCTTTACTCTGCTGCTGATACTAAACCATCAAAGAAGGCCCAGTCCACACGAACATACAGGTCCAGCCGAGTACCACCATGTATTGATGATATGCTGGTTGCATATTCATCTATGACCG ATTATGTGTCCTTGATGAGTTCTGTGGGGTCACATATGATTGTCGACATAGGTGAAGTGTTTGATGATTCAGCCACAGAGAAAGAACACGTCTATGACTTATTGGTGAAG GCCAATGCAAAGATGGTGATGAGAGATACAACAAAGAAAGTGGTGATGACAATCGAGTCCACCCTCAAGAGGCTCCTTTACCTGGAACGTAAAACTGGAGCTGAGACAACTAATCTAGAAAA GAAGGATGAATGTTTTCTCTTGTGA
- the LOC120040696 gene encoding caspase-14-like has protein sequence MTELSNFQDKLKNLPDGVSCLVVVIMCHGRLGHIFLSDGKEIELEEIYQMFNNSQCPALHKKPKLFIVQACRGVKEIPQHLYTDGNTVSGPSTPKLLPTESDIMVVYAVCPEKLAIIHPDNGCPLFVEMEKVFKDFSTSRHMYELFTKVNRSLDNRVEKHGFTLDTEAPRREVKTDQLIRLDPAVVSDLGRSLHIVSSLTKKWYF, from the exons ATGACGGAATTGAGTAATTTTCAAGACAAACTAAAGAACCTGCCAGATGGTGTCAGTTGCCTCGTGGTGGTGATCATGTGTCACGGTAGACTAGGACACATCTTTCTGTCTGATGGGAAGGAGATAGAGCTGGAGGAAATCTACCAGATGTTTAACAACAGCCAGTGCCCAGCCCTCCATAAGAAACCCAAGCTCTTCATTGTACAAGCCTGTAGGGGAG tgaaGGAGATTCCGCAACACCTTTACACGGATGGAAATACAGTATCTGGTCCTTCGACGCCAAAGTTGCTTCCCACAGAGTCTGACATCATGGTTGTGTATGCCGTGTGTCCAG AAAAACTGGCGATTATACACCCGGACAATGGATGCCCACTGTTTGTGGAGATGGAGAAGGTGTTTAAGGACTTTTCGACTTCCCGCCACATGTACGAGCTCTTCACCAAG GTGAACAGAAGTCTGGACAACAGAGTTGAAAAGCACGGATTCACACTTGATACGGAGGCACCACGTAGAGAAGTCAAAACAGATCAATTGATACGCCTTGATCCAGCAGTTGTGAGTGACTTAGGGCGCTCACTTCATATCGTGAGCTCTCTGACCAAAAAGTGGTACTTTTGA
- the LOC120040698 gene encoding caspase-14-like isoform X3, producing the protein MDNSQIQQEIDRYDLKEQRRALMLCTKKGHKGADGDLKIMTKLFMDYGFLYKIKIDKTAKEMKKAVSEFRDDINRSPENTSCVFVVITSHGHRDVIIGADNNCLPVKDIIEPFGDELCSKMKGKPKVFIINACRGPEEDFGVPLYSAADTKPSKKAQSTRTYRSSRVPPCIDDMLVAYSSMTDYVSLMSSVGSHMIVDIGEVFDDSATEKEHVYDLLVKEG; encoded by the exons ATGGATAACTCTCAAATCCAG CAGGAGATTGACAGATATGACTTGAAGGAACAACGCAGAGCTTTGATGTTGTGTACCAAGAAGGGTCACAAGGGTGCTGATGGCGACCTCAAAATAATGACCAAACTTTTCATGGATTATGGTTTCCTGTATAAAATTAAGATTGACAAAACTGCAAAG GAAATGAAGAAGGCAGTCTCTGAATTCAGAGACGACATCAACAGAAGCCCAGAAAACACCAGCTGTGTTTTTGTAGTGATCACCTCCCATGGACACCGTGATGTCATCATAGGTGCAGACAACAACTGTCTGCCAGTGAAAGATATAATTGAACCGTTTGGAGACGAGCTGTGCTCCAAGATGAAGGGGAAGCCCAAGGTCTTCATCATAAATGCCTGTAGAGGGC CGGAGGAGGATTTTGGAGTGCCTCTTTACTCTGCTGCTGATACTAAACCATCAAAGAAGGCCCAGTCCACACGAACATACAGGTCCAGCCGAGTACCACCATGTATTGATGATATGCTGGTTGCATATTCATCTATGACCG ATTATGTGTCCTTGATGAGTTCTGTGGGGTCACATATGATTGTCGACATAGGTGAAGTGTTTGATGATTCAGCCACAGAGAAAGAACACGTCTATGACTTATTGGTGAAG GAAGGATGA
- the LOC120040697 gene encoding D(1) dopamine receptor-like, whose product MHNASHRLAENESEPHLPDPHTDLPATRALIGCVLALLILWTLLGNFTVCAAVLRYRHLRAKVTNIFIVSLALSDLLVALLVMPWKAAAEVAGFWPFGAFCDTWVASDIMCSTASILNLCMISVDRYWAISSPFRYERRMNRRVAFVMVGVTWTVSVVISFVPVQLHWHRAAITGNSGSGDEFTRDVTGFNVSGVYQLHRAAEENGWDCDSSLSRTYAISSSLISFYIPVAIMVVTYTRIYRIAQVQIRRISSLERAAEHAQNCRSDAHVDVDADGHVHAFHRRHHPPLRSKHRCSIFLQTTNSPKHHHHPDLPPPHRALRYSIRKETKVLKTLSVIMGVFVFCWSPFFILNCAMPFCPGPGTASRTVSDPSSQSSHLYCVSETTFDVFVWFGWSNSSLNPVIYAFNTEFREAFLRLLGCRGDNGCFGGWTTSVTRAESFVLASNEAVGAVTEKKNSLHTMEMGVAYDTGCGAGRGSVTSGVIRDPVRGRVLPAPLTDRRGAVEEPVCDCEVDPVRGRGDSVAGLSRTPPATLTNCRGTITQPEAVCACPMEDCKIDVTDRGQRTQMIPSQTF is encoded by the exons ATGCATAACGCCAGCCACCGCCTGGCAGAGAACGAGAGCGAGCCTCATCTGCCCGACCCACACACGGATTTACCCGCCACTCGTGCACTCATCGGCTGCGTCCTCGCACTGCTCATCCTCTGGACGTTACTGGGCAACTTCACGGTGTGCGCGGCGGTTCTGCGTTACCGGCACCTGCGCGCCAAAGTCACCAACATCTTCATCGTGTCTCTGGCGCTGTCGGACCTCCTCGTGGCGCTGCTCGTGATGCCGTGGAAG gcgGCAGCAGAGGTGGCAGGGTTCTGGCCCTTTGGTGCGTTCTGTGACACCTGGGTGGCGAGCGACATCATGTGTTCCACGGCGTCCATCTTGAATCTGTGCATGATCAGTGTGGACCGCTACTGGGCGATATCCAGCCCGTTCCGTTACGAGCGGAGAATGAACCGCCGCGTGGCCTTCGTCATGGTCGGCGTGACCTGGACGGTCTCCGTGGTGATATCATTTGTGCCCGTTCAACTCCACTGGCACCGGGCTGCGATTACCGGAAATAGCGGGAGCGGTGACGAATTTACCCGGGACGTTACCGGATTTAACGTCAGCGGGGTATATCAACTCCACAGGGCGGCGGAGGAGAACGGCTGGGACTGTGACTCAAGTCTGAGTCGGACCTACGCCATCTCCTCCTCGTTGATCAGTTTCTACATCCCCGTGGCGATCATGGTGGTCACCTACACACGTATCTACCGGATCGCCCAGGTCCAGATACGCAGGATATCCTCTCTGGAGCGAGCCGCAGAACACGCGCAGAACTGCCGCTCGGACGCGCACGTGGATGTGGATGCAGATGGGCACGTGCACGCTTTCCACCGCCGTCATCATCCTCCTCTTCGTTCTAAACACCGCTGCTCCATCTTTCTCCAAACTACCAATTCCCCAAAACATCATCATCACCCTGATCTTCCTCCCCCACACCGGGCCCTGAGGTACTCCATTAGGAAGGAAACCAAGGTTCTGAAGACTCTGTCTGTCATCATGGGCGTGTTCGTCTTCTGCTGGTCCCCCTTCTTCATCCTCAACTGTGCCATGCCTTTCTGCCCAG GTCCAGGTACAGCCTCCAGAACTGTGTCAGACCCCTCCTCCCAATCCTCCCACCTGTACTGTGTCAGCGAAACCACCTTCGACGTCTTCGTTTGGTTCGGTTGGAGCAACTCGTCCTTAAACCCCGTCATCTACGCCTTCAACACTGAGTTCCGCGAGGCGTTCCTCCGCTTGCTGGGTTGCCGTGGAGACAACGGGTGCTTCGGCGGCTGGACGACGAGCGTCACGCGCGCGGAGAGCTTTGTCTTGGCGAGCAACGAGGCCGTCGGCGCCGTGACGGAGAAGAAGAACTCGCTCCACACAATGGAGATGGGCGTGGCTTACGATACCGGCTGTGGCGCCGGTAGAGGTAGCGTCACATCTGGTGTAATCCGCGACCCGGTTAGGGGGAGGGTGCTACCGGCACCGTTAACGGACCGTAGAGGAGCTGTAGAGGAGCCGGTGTGTGACTGTGAGGTGGATCCGGTTAGAGGAAGAGGGGACAGCGTGGCAGGTCTCTCTCGGACGCCACCGGCAACGTTAACGAACTGTAGAGGGACGATAACGCAACCAGAGGCGGTGTGCGCCTGTCCCATGGAGGATTGTAAAATAGACGTAACGGACAGGGGACAACGGACTCAGATGATTCCCTCACAAACTTTCTAA